One Streptomyces sp. NBC_01217 genomic region harbors:
- a CDS encoding YihY/virulence factor BrkB family protein translates to MDWLRNLPVIGPIVSRLMATHAWRSYEALERVHWTRLAAAITFISFLALFPLIAVGAAIGAALLSTEQLHKIEDKIADQVPGISDQLGISNLVANAGTVGLVAGVVLLFTGVGWVGAMRGCLRAVWGMDDRDLGNPVVRRLKDVGLLLGLGGAALVTLAISSAGSVAVGRTAGLLGISDRGAGAVVLQVAAIVVAALADFLLLLYLLTLLPGVEPPRRRLLVAGVIGAIGFELLKLLLGSYMKGVASKSMYGAFGVPIALLLWINFTAKLLLYCAAWTATRSSGKDTGKESAAVSDGEDGEPGPAAASAG, encoded by the coding sequence ATGGACTGGCTGAGAAACCTCCCCGTCATCGGGCCGATCGTCTCCCGGCTGATGGCGACGCACGCCTGGCGCTCGTATGAGGCGCTGGAACGGGTCCACTGGACCAGGCTCGCCGCCGCGATCACCTTCATCAGCTTTCTGGCGCTCTTCCCGCTGATCGCGGTCGGCGCGGCGATCGGTGCCGCGCTGCTCTCCACCGAGCAGCTCCACAAGATCGAGGACAAGATCGCCGATCAGGTGCCGGGCATCTCCGACCAGCTCGGCATCAGCAATCTGGTGGCCAACGCGGGCACGGTCGGGCTGGTCGCCGGTGTGGTGCTGCTCTTCACCGGTGTCGGCTGGGTCGGTGCGATGCGGGGCTGTCTGCGCGCCGTGTGGGGCATGGACGACAGGGACCTGGGCAATCCGGTCGTCCGCCGGCTCAAGGACGTCGGGCTGCTGCTCGGTCTCGGCGGGGCGGCGCTCGTGACGCTCGCCATCTCCTCGGCCGGATCCGTGGCGGTCGGCCGGACCGCCGGTCTGCTGGGCATCTCGGACCGCGGCGCGGGCGCTGTGGTGCTGCAGGTGGCCGCCATCGTCGTGGCGGCCCTCGCCGACTTCCTGCTGCTGCTCTATCTGCTGACGCTGCTGCCCGGCGTCGAGCCGCCGCGCCGCAGGCTGCTGGTCGCCGGTGTGATCGGCGCGATCGGCTTCGAGCTGCTCAAGCTGCTGCTGGGCAGCTATATGAAGGGCGTCGCGTCGAAGAGCATGTACGGCGCCTTCGGAGTGCCGATCGCGCTGCTGCTGTGGATCAACTTCACGGCAAAGCTGTTGCTGTACTGCGCCGCCTGGACGGCGACGCGGAGCAGCGGCAAGGACACGGGGAAGGAATCCGCGGCCGTCAGCGACGGGGAAGACGGCGAACCAGGTCCGGCAGCGGCCAGCGCCGGTTGA
- a CDS encoding SCO4848 family membrane protein, giving the protein MKLSRPVSWFLLAFGVWSWFIWITFVKNLWKDSSGLAFDDAGDPTAYFWVHLLLAITSFLLGTAIGVIGFRGVRALRRERS; this is encoded by the coding sequence ATGAAGCTCAGCCGCCCCGTCTCCTGGTTCCTGCTCGCTTTCGGGGTGTGGAGCTGGTTCATCTGGATCACTTTCGTCAAGAACCTGTGGAAGGACAGCAGCGGACTCGCCTTCGACGACGCGGGTGATCCGACTGCGTACTTCTGGGTGCATCTGCTGCTCGCGATCACGTCCTTTCTTCTGGGGACGGCCATTGGTGTGATCGGGTTCCGTGGAGTCAGAGCCCTGCGCCGCGAGCGTTCATAA
- a CDS encoding TetR/AcrR family transcriptional regulator: MVKEEKDVKEVKAPKSEQTRTLILETALRLFQERGYDKTTMRAIAQEAGVSVGNAYYYFTNKEHLVQGFYDRLAAEHEAAVQPVLDGDKDLAVRMRGVLLTWLDVAEPYHRFAAQFFKNAADPESPLSPFSTESVAAREAAISIHRRCLAGSDTKTDPELAEQLPQLMWLIQMGLVLYWVYDRTEHTERSRRLVERSAPIGARAIALSRFRVLRPLVRQIHEVLEDFLPGAAKRAA, encoded by the coding sequence GTGGTGAAGGAAGAAAAGGACGTGAAGGAAGTCAAGGCTCCCAAGAGCGAGCAGACCCGCACACTCATCCTCGAAACCGCGCTCCGGCTGTTCCAGGAACGCGGTTACGACAAGACGACGATGCGGGCCATCGCCCAGGAGGCCGGCGTCTCCGTCGGGAACGCCTACTACTACTTCACGAACAAGGAACACCTCGTCCAGGGCTTTTACGACCGGCTCGCCGCCGAGCACGAAGCGGCGGTCCAGCCGGTCCTGGACGGCGACAAGGACCTCGCGGTACGGATGCGCGGGGTCCTGCTCACATGGCTGGACGTGGCGGAGCCGTACCACCGCTTCGCCGCCCAGTTCTTCAAGAACGCCGCGGATCCGGAGAGTCCGCTCAGCCCGTTCTCGACGGAATCGGTCGCGGCCCGCGAGGCGGCGATCTCCATCCACCGGCGCTGCCTGGCCGGCTCCGACACCAAGACCGACCCCGAACTGGCGGAGCAGCTGCCGCAGTTGATGTGGCTGATACAGATGGGCCTGGTGCTCTACTGGGTGTACGACCGGACGGAGCACACCGAGCGCAGCCGCCGCCTGGTCGAGCGCTCCGCCCCGATCGGCGCCCGCGCGATCGCGCTCTCCCGGTTCCGGGTGCTGCGCCCGCTGGTACGGCAGATCCACGAGGTGCTGGAGGATTTCCTGCCCGGCGCCGCGAAGCGCGCGGCCTAG
- a CDS encoding ABC transporter substrate-binding protein, producing the protein MRSIRLRILAILAVLVIAGVGAWQLLPSNEVKKDPIAVGTTDEVTSLDPAGAYDAGSWAMYSNIYQSLMTFKSGAIVPEPDAAESCGFIGQKLQTYQCKLRDDLFFSNGRKMTAADVKYSIERMIRIKTDVGPSVLFPSLKNVVSEGRTITFNLSSRDATFPQKLATGAGSIVDRESYPADKLRSGDVVDGSGPYILKAYQPGVTAELVPNPRYKGALKKAGVPVTVHYYKESDALLSAWKTGQVDVTHRQLPPSTLAGLNPGDPDLRVTEADSAEIRNLVFNVRAGSPFANKKVRQAVASIIDRGPLVTDVYKGTVEPLYSLIPQGYIGHSTPFFDAYPAPDSKRAKELLQEAGVQTPLHINFAYRGGDEAYAKETAELRRQLEANGLFKVSVKAVDWQQFQKEYAAGKYDAYTVGWLPDYPDPDTFSQPLVGRENSLHNGYTSKKMDALIGATLQYSDRSRTATDFKQLQALVGEDVPLVPLWQKKDYVVSTTDVSGSQYLSDGTGIWRLWELRRI; encoded by the coding sequence ATGCGGTCGATCCGGCTACGGATTCTCGCGATTCTCGCGGTATTGGTCATCGCAGGCGTCGGCGCCTGGCAGTTGCTTCCCTCGAACGAGGTGAAGAAGGACCCGATCGCGGTCGGAACGACGGACGAAGTCACCTCGCTCGATCCGGCGGGTGCCTACGACGCCGGTTCCTGGGCGATGTACAGCAACATCTATCAGTCCCTCATGACGTTCAAGTCCGGGGCGATCGTCCCCGAACCCGACGCCGCCGAGAGCTGTGGGTTCATCGGGCAGAAGCTGCAGACGTACCAGTGCAAGCTGCGTGACGATCTGTTCTTCTCCAACGGTCGCAAGATGACCGCCGCCGATGTCAAGTACTCCATCGAGCGGATGATCAGGATCAAGACGGATGTCGGTCCGTCGGTGCTGTTCCCGAGCCTCAAGAACGTGGTGTCCGAGGGCCGGACCATCACCTTCAACCTCTCCTCGCGTGACGCGACCTTCCCGCAGAAGCTCGCCACGGGAGCCGGTTCCATCGTCGACCGCGAGTCGTACCCGGCGGACAAGCTCCGTTCCGGGGACGTGGTCGACGGCTCGGGTCCGTACATCCTGAAGGCGTACCAGCCGGGCGTCACCGCCGAGCTGGTCCCCAACCCCCGGTACAAGGGTGCGCTGAAGAAGGCCGGTGTCCCGGTCACCGTGCACTACTACAAGGAGTCCGACGCGCTCCTGTCGGCCTGGAAGACCGGACAGGTCGATGTGACGCACCGGCAGCTGCCGCCGTCCACGCTCGCCGGGCTGAACCCTGGCGACCCCGATCTGCGCGTCACCGAGGCGGACAGTGCCGAGATCCGCAATCTCGTCTTCAACGTCCGCGCCGGCTCGCCGTTCGCGAACAAGAAGGTCCGCCAGGCCGTCGCGTCGATCATCGACCGCGGGCCGCTGGTGACCGATGTCTACAAGGGCACGGTCGAACCGCTCTACTCGCTGATCCCGCAGGGCTACATCGGGCACAGCACACCGTTCTTCGACGCCTATCCCGCACCCGACTCCAAGCGTGCCAAGGAGCTGCTGCAGGAGGCCGGCGTGCAGACGCCGCTGCACATCAACTTCGCCTACCGCGGCGGCGACGAGGCGTACGCGAAGGAGACGGCGGAACTGCGCCGCCAGCTGGAGGCGAACGGGCTGTTCAAGGTCTCGGTCAAGGCAGTCGACTGGCAGCAGTTCCAGAAGGAGTACGCGGCCGGCAAGTACGACGCGTACACCGTCGGCTGGCTCCCCGACTACCCGGACCCCGACACCTTCAGCCAGCCGCTGGTCGGCCGCGAGAACAGCCTTCACAACGGCTACACCAGCAAGAAGATGGACGCCCTGATCGGCGCCACGCTGCAGTACAGCGACCGCAGTCGTACCGCGACGGACTTCAAGCAGCTCCAGGCGCTGGTCGGCGAGGACGTGCCGCTCGTGCCGCTGTGGCAGAAGAAGGACTACGTCGTCAGCACGACCGATGTCTCCGGTTCGCAGTACCTCTCGGACGGCACCGGCATCTGGCGGCTGTGGGAGCTGCGGCGGATCTGA
- a CDS encoding D-alanyl-D-alanine carboxypeptidase family protein yields MPALKKIALTVTSAALLSTFVITPASAVDKDTSDDKPKPPSGMSRVGGELLSRTGTQVKLGAGAPVLPKGLTGRSWIVADAENGEILAAHNPHWRLPPASTMKMLFADTVLPALQPQTRTYTVQSKDLAAVGEGSSLVGVKANLSYTVRDLWLGVFLRSGNDAVHVLSSMYGGIPKTVADMQAHAEELQALDTKVVSPDGYDAPGQVSSAYDLTLFARSGLQKADFREYCSTAEAKFPGPQKDGKRESLAIQNTNRLLTGADGVTPYKGIAGVKNGYTTHAGNTFTGVAERDGKVLLVTVMNPSADERHAVYKESASLLDWGFAASGKVTPVGELVPPKSADTDSGTGSGKGPAAANGKDDEGRNGPSHTAAATTGGGGAGIALGIVGGVLVLLAGGVFLVNRRWPLPDLVRRLPRR; encoded by the coding sequence GTGCCTGCTCTGAAAAAGATCGCATTGACGGTCACCTCTGCCGCCTTGTTGTCCACATTTGTCATCACTCCGGCATCGGCCGTCGACAAGGACACTTCCGACGACAAGCCGAAGCCGCCCTCCGGGATGTCCCGGGTCGGGGGCGAGCTGCTGAGCCGGACCGGCACGCAGGTCAAGCTGGGGGCCGGCGCCCCCGTGCTGCCCAAGGGCCTGACGGGCAGGTCCTGGATCGTCGCGGACGCCGAGAACGGCGAGATTCTCGCCGCGCACAACCCGCACTGGCGGCTGCCTCCCGCCTCCACCATGAAGATGCTCTTCGCGGACACCGTGCTGCCCGCGCTGCAGCCGCAGACCCGGACGTACACGGTGCAGAGCAAGGACCTCGCCGCAGTCGGCGAGGGCAGCAGCCTGGTCGGCGTCAAGGCGAACCTCAGCTATACGGTCCGCGATCTGTGGCTCGGGGTGTTCCTGCGTTCGGGCAACGACGCGGTGCATGTGCTGTCCTCGATGTACGGTGGCATTCCCAAGACCGTCGCCGACATGCAGGCGCACGCCGAGGAGTTGCAGGCGCTCGACACGAAGGTGGTGTCGCCCGACGGGTACGACGCGCCCGGTCAGGTCTCCAGCGCGTACGACCTGACGCTGTTCGCCCGCAGCGGGCTGCAGAAGGCGGACTTCCGGGAGTACTGCTCGACGGCCGAGGCGAAGTTCCCCGGCCCACAGAAGGACGGCAAGCGCGAGAGCCTCGCCATCCAGAACACCAACCGGCTGCTGACCGGCGCGGACGGCGTCACCCCGTACAAGGGCATCGCAGGCGTCAAGAACGGCTACACCACGCACGCGGGCAACACCTTCACGGGCGTCGCCGAGCGCGACGGCAAGGTTCTGCTCGTCACCGTCATGAACCCCTCGGCCGATGAACGGCACGCCGTCTACAAGGAATCCGCCAGCCTCCTCGACTGGGGCTTCGCCGCGAGCGGCAAGGTGACCCCGGTCGGCGAACTGGTGCCCCCGAAGTCCGCCGACACCGACAGCGGGACCGGCAGCGGGAAGGGCCCCGCCGCGGCGAACGGAAAGGACGACGAGGGCAGGAACGGTCCCTCGCACACCGCCGCCGCCACCACCGGGGGCGGCGGCGCCGGGATCGCGCTGGGGATCGTCGGAGGCGTCCTGGTGCTGCTGGCCGGCGGGGTGTTCCTGGTCAACCGGCGCTGGCCGCTGCCGGACCTGGTTCGCCGTCTTCCCCGTCGCTGA
- a CDS encoding thiol-disulfide oxidoreductase DCC family protein, whose amino-acid sequence MTAGAGGQRLAVERLTVLYDAQCPLCLHLRRWLMRQRQLLPLDLVPAASEEARRRFPGLDHTGTLDEITVIGDRGQIYRGTDAWIVCLWALAEHRPRSHWLTTPAGRPFARATVLAAAKYRSLTAKRCGDRDGGGSGSGDSACTVPGPEG is encoded by the coding sequence ATGACGGCCGGAGCGGGCGGGCAGCGGCTCGCCGTCGAACGCCTCACGGTGCTCTACGACGCGCAGTGCCCCCTCTGCCTCCATCTGCGCCGGTGGCTGATGAGACAGCGTCAGCTCCTGCCGCTCGATCTCGTCCCGGCGGCCTCCGAGGAGGCACGCCGCCGCTTCCCCGGGCTCGACCACACGGGGACACTGGACGAGATAACGGTGATCGGCGACCGGGGGCAGATCTACCGCGGGACCGACGCATGGATCGTCTGCCTCTGGGCACTGGCCGAACACCGGCCCAGGTCCCACTGGCTCACCACCCCGGCGGGCCGCCCGTTCGCCCGGGCGACCGTGCTCGCCGCCGCGAAGTACCGCTCACTGACCGCGAAACGGTGCGGCGACAGGGACGGGGGCGGGAGCGGGAGCGGGGACAGTGCCTGTACAGTCCCCGGACCCGAGGGCTGA
- a CDS encoding decaprenylphospho-beta-D-erythro-pentofuranosid-2-ulose 2-reductase — MKDAFGAPQSLLVLGGTSEIALATARRLIARRTRTVRLAGRPSPALDSAAAGLRARGADVRTVDFDALDSESHETVLGKIFAEGDIDMVLLAFGIAGDQGRDEEEPLSAVRVAQTNYTGAVSAGLVCAGALQAQGHGSLVVLSSVAGERARRADFIYGSSKAGLDAFTQGLGDALYGTGVHVMVVRPGVVHPKTTAGAAAPRLTAARFAAAPLEASPLTTTPDAVAEAIVTGLRRRSETVWVPGSLRVVMSALRHLPRPLFRRLPV; from the coding sequence GTGAAGGACGCCTTCGGTGCCCCGCAGTCCCTGCTCGTTCTCGGCGGCACGTCGGAGATCGCCCTCGCCACCGCACGCCGGCTGATCGCCCGCCGGACCCGTACGGTCCGGCTCGCCGGCCGCCCCTCCCCCGCCCTCGACTCGGCCGCCGCCGGGCTGCGCGCACGCGGCGCCGACGTCCGTACGGTCGACTTCGACGCCCTCGACTCCGAGTCCCACGAGACCGTACTCGGCAAGATCTTCGCCGAGGGCGACATCGACATGGTGCTCCTCGCCTTCGGCATCGCGGGCGACCAGGGGCGTGACGAGGAGGAGCCGCTCTCCGCGGTCCGGGTCGCGCAGACCAACTACACGGGGGCCGTCTCCGCCGGGCTGGTGTGCGCCGGCGCGCTCCAGGCGCAGGGGCACGGCTCGCTGGTGGTGCTGTCCTCGGTGGCAGGTGAGCGCGCCCGTCGCGCCGATTTCATCTACGGGTCCAGCAAAGCAGGCCTGGACGCGTTCACGCAGGGCCTGGGGGACGCGCTGTACGGCACAGGGGTTCATGTGATGGTCGTACGCCCCGGTGTCGTACACCCGAAAACCACGGCCGGGGCAGCGGCCCCGCGGCTCACCGCGGCACGGTTCGCCGCCGCGCCTCTGGAGGCATCGCCTCTCACGACGACTCCGGACGCGGTCGCCGAGGCGATCGTGACGGGTCTGCGGCGGCGTTCGGAGACGGTGTGGGTGCCGGGGTCACTGCGTGTAGTGATGTCGGCACTGCGGCATCTGCCGCGTCCGCTGTTCCGGCGCCTGCCGGTCTGA
- a CDS encoding metallophosphoesterase, whose translation MAVVVLALLVGVHRYLWRRFVGDTTAEGSALRTAGTVAAYLLPLLSVGALVSGRTGAPFWLQQVLAWPGYLWLAALLYLTLALLVGEAVRPVLRRVLAARAARAEITDAASADGAGGADRTRGADEPDSPSAAEPLARKASGTGTSAAGTLLAEAEAEVSDPSSRSVAAPTRRLFVARAVGGAAAVAGLGTVGQGTYGVLRGPRVKRITVPLAKLPRSAHGFRIAVVSDIHLGPVLGRAHTQRIVDTINRTQPDLVAVVGDLVDGTVADLGPAAEPLAQLSARRGSFFVTGNHEYYSGAAQWVDHVRELGLHPLENARVEIGGFDLAGVNDIGGESEGQGPDFERALGDRDRTRAAVLLAHQPVVIRDAVAHGVDLQLSGHTHGGQLWPGNYIAELANPTVAGLDRYGDTQLYVSRGAGAWGPPVRVGAPSDITVVELASHQA comes from the coding sequence ATGGCGGTCGTGGTGCTCGCGCTGCTCGTCGGCGTACACCGCTATCTGTGGCGCCGTTTCGTCGGCGACACGACGGCCGAGGGCAGCGCCCTGCGCACGGCCGGCACGGTGGCCGCGTACCTCCTGCCGCTGCTGAGCGTCGGCGCCCTGGTGTCCGGGCGTACGGGGGCGCCCTTCTGGCTCCAGCAGGTGCTGGCCTGGCCGGGCTATCTGTGGCTGGCCGCGCTGCTTTATCTGACGCTCGCTCTGCTGGTGGGCGAGGCGGTACGGCCGGTCCTGCGCCGGGTGCTCGCGGCCCGTGCGGCTCGCGCGGAGATCACGGACGCGGCGTCAGCGGACGGCGCAGGCGGTGCGGACCGGACACGTGGGGCGGACGAGCCGGATTCCCCCTCGGCTGCGGAGCCGCTCGCGCGGAAGGCGTCCGGCACCGGCACCTCCGCAGCCGGCACTCTCCTGGCCGAAGCCGAAGCCGAAGTTTCCGATCCGTCGTCGCGGTCCGTCGCCGCCCCCACCCGGCGTCTGTTCGTCGCGCGGGCCGTCGGGGGTGCTGCCGCCGTCGCCGGGCTCGGGACGGTCGGGCAGGGCACGTACGGCGTGCTGCGCGGGCCGCGGGTCAAGCGGATCACCGTGCCGCTCGCCAAGCTGCCCCGCTCCGCGCACGGCTTCCGTATCGCCGTCGTCAGCGACATCCACCTCGGCCCGGTCCTCGGCCGCGCCCACACCCAGCGGATCGTCGACACGATCAACCGGACCCAGCCGGATCTGGTCGCCGTCGTCGGGGACCTCGTCGACGGGACCGTCGCCGACCTCGGCCCGGCCGCGGAGCCGCTCGCACAGCTGAGCGCCCGCCGGGGGAGCTTCTTCGTCACCGGCAACCACGAGTACTACTCCGGCGCCGCCCAATGGGTCGATCACGTACGGGAACTCGGCCTTCACCCCTTGGAGAACGCCCGGGTCGAGATCGGCGGGTTCGATCTCGCGGGCGTCAACGACATCGGCGGGGAGAGCGAGGGGCAGGGGCCCGACTTCGAGCGCGCCCTCGGCGACCGGGACCGTACCCGCGCCGCCGTCCTCCTCGCCCACCAGCCGGTCGTCATCCGCGATGCCGTCGCCCACGGCGTGGACCTCCAGCTCTCCGGACACACCCACGGTGGCCAGCTCTGGCCGGGCAACTACATCGCGGAACTGGCCAATCCCACGGTCGCCGGGCTCGACCGCTACGGCGACACGCAGCTGTACGTCTCGCGGGGCGCGGGTGCCTGGGGGCCGCCCGTGCGGGTCGGTGCGCCCTCCGACATCACCGTCGTGGAACTCGCCTCCCACCAGGCCTGA
- the trpS gene encoding tryptophan--tRNA ligase translates to MASERPRVLSGIQPTAGSFHLGNYLGAVRQWVALQESHDAFYMVVDLHAITVPQDPAELRANTRLAVAQLLAAGLDPERCTLFVQSHVPEHAQLGWIMNCLTGFGEASRMTQFKDKSAKQGADRTTVGLFTYPMLMVADILLYQADQVPVGEDQRQHLELTRNLAERFNTGYGETFTVPDPYILKETAKIYDLQDPSSKMSKSAATPKGLINLLDEPKATAKKVKSAVTDTDTVIRFDRTGKPGVSNLLTIYSTLTDTGIADLEQKYEGKGYGALKTDLAEVMVEFVTPFRTRTQEYLDDPETLDSILAKGAEKARSVAAETLALTYDRMGFLPAKH, encoded by the coding sequence ATGGCCTCTGAACGCCCCCGCGTGCTCTCCGGAATCCAGCCCACCGCAGGCTCGTTCCACCTCGGCAACTACCTCGGTGCGGTCCGCCAGTGGGTGGCGCTGCAGGAATCCCACGACGCCTTCTACATGGTCGTGGACCTGCATGCGATCACCGTTCCGCAGGACCCCGCGGAGCTGCGCGCGAACACCCGGCTCGCGGTCGCCCAGCTGCTCGCCGCCGGTCTCGACCCGGAGCGCTGCACGCTCTTCGTCCAGAGCCATGTCCCCGAGCACGCCCAGCTCGGCTGGATCATGAACTGCCTCACCGGCTTCGGCGAGGCGTCCCGCATGACGCAGTTCAAGGACAAGTCGGCCAAGCAGGGCGCCGACCGCACCACGGTCGGTCTCTTCACGTACCCGATGCTGATGGTCGCCGACATCCTGCTGTACCAGGCCGACCAGGTCCCGGTCGGCGAGGACCAGCGCCAGCACCTGGAGCTGACCCGCAACCTCGCCGAGCGGTTCAACACCGGCTACGGCGAGACGTTCACCGTGCCGGACCCGTACATCCTCAAGGAGACGGCGAAGATCTACGACCTCCAGGACCCGTCGTCGAAGATGAGCAAGTCGGCGGCCACCCCGAAGGGCCTGATCAACCTCCTGGACGAGCCGAAGGCCACCGCCAAGAAGGTGAAGAGCGCGGTAACCGACACGGACACGGTCATCCGCTTCGACCGGACCGGGAAGCCCGGTGTCAGCAACCTGCTGACCATCTACTCCACGCTGACCGACACCGGCATCGCGGATCTGGAGCAGAAGTACGAGGGCAAGGGCTACGGTGCGCTCAAGACCGACCTCGCCGAGGTCATGGTGGAGTTCGTCACACCGTTTCGCACCCGCACCCAGGAATACCTGGACGACCCGGAGACGCTTGACTCGATCCTGGCCAAGGGAGCGGAGAAGGCCAGGTCCGTCGCGGCTGAGACCCTGGCCCTGACGTACGACCGGATGGGCTTTCTGCCCGCGAAGCACTGA
- a CDS encoding FAD-binding oxidoreductase, with product MSVDTVSLTGWGRTAPTTALRFRPRTYEEAAATVRGCGPRGSIARGLGRAHGDAAQNAGGSVLDMTALNRIRTIDAATGLVVCDAGVSLHRLMEVLLPLGWFVPVTPATRYVTVGGAIGADIHGRNHHFSGSFSRHVQQLELLTAEGEIRTVRPGTDLFHATAGGLGLTGVILSATLRCHRVTSSWMSVDTERTIDLDDLLARLSAGDHRYRYSAAWIDLLARGRATGRSVLTRGEHVPRYALPARARHTPLAFNPGQLPATPALVPEGLLSRTSVALFNELRYRTAPKYRIGELQRLSTFFHPLDCLPHWNRIHGRGGSVRYQFVVGHGQEETLRRIVRRISHRRCPSLLAVLKRFGAGDPGWLSFPMPGWTLALDLPAALPGLARFLDSLDEEVAGAGGRVCLAKDSRLRPQMLAAMYPRLADFRSLRAELDPNGAFRSDLSRRLSL from the coding sequence ATGTCTGTCGACACCGTGTCCCTGACCGGCTGGGGCCGTACCGCCCCGACGACCGCCCTGCGCTTTCGCCCCCGTACGTACGAGGAGGCGGCGGCGACGGTGCGCGGGTGCGGGCCCCGCGGCTCCATCGCCCGGGGCCTCGGCCGGGCCCACGGCGACGCGGCACAGAACGCGGGCGGCTCCGTCCTCGACATGACCGCGCTGAACCGGATCCGCACCATCGACGCCGCGACCGGCCTGGTCGTCTGCGACGCCGGGGTCAGCCTGCACCGGCTGATGGAGGTCCTGCTGCCGCTCGGCTGGTTCGTCCCCGTCACACCGGCCACCCGTTATGTCACCGTGGGCGGCGCGATCGGCGCCGACATCCACGGCCGCAACCATCACTTCTCCGGCTCCTTCTCCCGGCACGTCCAGCAGCTGGAGCTGCTGACCGCCGAGGGCGAGATCCGTACGGTCCGCCCCGGCACCGATCTCTTCCACGCGACCGCGGGCGGCCTCGGCCTGACGGGGGTGATCCTCTCGGCCACGCTCCGGTGCCACCGCGTCACCAGCTCCTGGATGTCGGTCGACACCGAACGGACCATCGACCTGGACGACCTGCTGGCCAGGCTCTCCGCCGGGGACCACCGCTACCGCTACTCCGCCGCCTGGATCGATCTCCTCGCCCGCGGCCGGGCGACAGGGCGCTCCGTACTCACCCGAGGGGAGCACGTACCCCGGTACGCGCTACCGGCGCGCGCCCGGCACACTCCGCTCGCGTTCAATCCCGGACAGCTGCCCGCCACCCCCGCCCTCGTACCGGAGGGGCTGCTCAGCCGCACCTCCGTCGCCCTCTTCAACGAGCTCCGCTACCGCACGGCCCCCAAGTACCGCATCGGGGAACTGCAGCGGCTGTCCACGTTCTTCCACCCCCTGGACTGCCTGCCGCACTGGAACCGGATCCACGGCCGCGGCGGGTCCGTGCGCTACCAGTTCGTCGTCGGGCACGGACAGGAGGAGACGCTGCGCCGGATCGTGCGCCGGATCTCCCACCGGCGCTGTCCGTCGCTCCTCGCCGTGCTCAAACGGTTCGGCGCGGGCGACCCCGGCTGGCTGTCGTTCCCGATGCCCGGCTGGACGCTCGCCCTCGATCTGCCCGCCGCCCTGCCGGGGCTGGCCCGGTTCCTGGACTCGCTGGACGAGGAGGTGGCCGGGGCCGGCGGCCGGGTCTGTCTGGCGAAGGACTCCCGGCTGCGGCCCCAGATGCTGGCCGCGATGTATCCACGGCTGGCCGACTTCCGGTCGCTGCGCGCCGAGCTGGACCCGAACGGGGCGTTCCGCTCGGACCTGTCACGCCGCCTGTCGCTCTGA
- a CDS encoding 2'-5' RNA ligase family protein produces the protein MGTVTLGVSIAVPEPYGSLLQERRASFGDPAAYGIPTHVTLLPPTVAQAADLPAIEAYLAQIATGGRPFPMRLSGTGTFRPLSPVVFVQVVEGASACTWLQKRVRDASGPLVRELQFPYHPHVTVAHDIPEQAMDRAYEELSDYEASWTCASFALYEQGPDGVWRKINEFPFGAGGSAPAVPAQGGSAVDEPSLQP, from the coding sequence GTGGGGACCGTAACGCTCGGCGTTTCGATCGCGGTCCCGGAGCCCTACGGCAGCCTGCTCCAGGAGCGGCGCGCGAGCTTCGGGGATCCTGCCGCGTACGGCATTCCCACCCACGTCACGCTTCTTCCACCGACCGTGGCGCAGGCGGCCGACCTGCCCGCGATCGAGGCGTATCTCGCGCAGATCGCCACGGGCGGCCGCCCCTTTCCGATGCGGCTGTCCGGCACGGGCACCTTCCGTCCGCTCTCGCCGGTCGTCTTCGTCCAGGTCGTCGAAGGGGCCTCGGCCTGCACCTGGCTGCAGAAGCGGGTCCGGGACGCCTCCGGGCCGCTGGTGCGCGAGCTCCAGTTCCCGTACCACCCGCATGTGACCGTGGCGCACGACATCCCCGAGCAGGCGATGGACCGGGCGTACGAGGAGCTCTCCGACTACGAGGCCTCCTGGACCTGCGCTTCCTTCGCGCTGTACGAGCAGGGCCCGGACGGCGTCTGGCGCAAGATCAACGAGTTCCCGTTCGGTGCCGGGGGCAGCGCGCCCGCCGTGCCCGCGCAGGGCGGCTCCGCCGTGGACGAGCCCTCCCTGCAGCCCTGA